GCGGGTCACTCGACGCCTGCGGAGATGGCTTCGGGAGTGCGCGCCATGCGCGTGCGCCGCGATCCGCCGGTTGATCCCGACAAGATGGTCGCAGACGTGGCCATGCCTGTGCCGCAGCTTCCCGGCGCTGACGCTCTGCCCGGAATCGCGACGGCTTCGGCCGACGACGAACCAGCCGCCACGACGGCGACAGAAAATGCTTCGGAGCTTGCCGACGGCGACGTGCCGGCGCAGCTCACTGTGGGCGATATGACTTTTCAGGTGAACCCGGCCATCGAGCATTGGGTGAACTACTACACGACGACGAAGACGGGCCGTCAGACGATGACCATCGGGATTACGCGCAGCAGCGCTTTCCTTGAGATGGCGCGCCAGGAATTTCGCCGCGCCGGCCTGCCGGAAGACCTTGTCTGGCTGGCGCACGTCGAGAGCGTCTGGAACCCGCGCGCGGTTTCGCCCGCGGCTGCCGGCGGCATCTGGCAATTCATCCCGAAGACCGCCAAGGAGTACGGCATGACGGTCGAAAGCGGCAACGACGAGCGCGCCGACCCGCTGAAGCAGACGCGCGTTGCCGCCTCTTACCTGCGCGACCTCTACACGCTGTTCGGCGACTGGGCGCTGGCGATGGCGGCCTACAATTCGGGCGAGCCGCGCGTGATGGAAGCGGTCGTCAAGAACGGGCGCGCCAACTTCTGGGAGATCTATAACAAGCAACTGCTGCCGAAAGAGACCTGCAATTACGTGCCGAAGATTCTCGCCGCCATCGAAGTCGCGAGCCGCGCCGACCAGTACGGCTTCACCACGGCGAGCGACGACACCGCCGGCCACTAAAGTTTGACCACGCATCGTTTTCCTCAAATGGGTTGGGCCGCCGCGAGCGGCCCTTTTTTTTGTCCGCTTTAATCCCCCGTCGAATCGCCCATCAAAGCCGGCGGCGTTTGTTGACGAGCCCATCCCATTCGACTATCGTGAGATGGAACCTTTCGGCGCTTCCGAAAGGAGCAAAAGGCATCATGACTGTGAAACGCCGCTGTAGAATTATCGGCGTGCCGATGGACCTGGGGGCCGGACGTCGCGGGGTTGACATGGGGCCATCGGCGATCCGCATCGCCGGGCTCAATCAAGCCCTCGCCTTTCTTGGCTACGAAGTCACCGACGCCGGCAACGTCCACGTCGCGCCGCCGGAAGCCGTCGCCCAGGTGCATACACGCGCCCGCTTCTTGCCTGAGATCACCGCCGCCTCAGAAGAGTTAGCTCAGAGGGTCGAAGCGGCGCTCGCCGAAGGCGCGGTGCCCGTCGTGCTGGGCGGCGATCATTCGATAGCCATCGGCAGCGTTGCCGGCGTCGCCGCGCATTTTCGCGAGGCGGGCGCTGTGGTCGGGATTATCTGGCTCGACGCGCACGCCGACTGCAACACGCCCGAAACGACGCCGTCGGGTAACATTCACGGCATGCCGCTGGCGGCGCTGCTCGGCTACGGCGCGAAAGAGCTGACAGAGGTGGCCGGCTTCGCGCCGAAAGTGCGGCCTGAGAATGCGGCCATCATCGGCGCGCGCAGCATCGATCCGGGCGAACGCGAGCTGTTGCGCTCGCTCGGCGTCCGCGTCTTTACGATGACAGAGATTGATGAGCGCGGCATGAGTACTTGCGTCGAAGAGGCGATTCAGATCGCGGCGCGCAACACCGCCGGCATTCATGTGACGATGGACATGGATGTCATAGACCCATTCTACGCGCCGGGGGTCGGCACGCCCGAGCGCGGCGGCGTCACTTACCGCGAAGGCCATCTGGCGATGGAGAAAATCGCCGATTCGGGGCGCGTCGTGTCAGTGGAGCTGACGGAAGTCAACCCGCTCTACGACACGGCGAACCAGACGGCGCAGCTCGCGGTCGAGATGATTCTGTCGGCGCTCGGCAAAAAGATCATGTGAGCAGGGCAGCGAGAGATGCGACTACCGGACGAACTATCGCCTGAGCCATCCACGACGGCGACACGCGAGGCCGAGCGGCACAGGCTGGCCATCGGGCTGGCCGAGAGCGAATCGCGGCTCGCCGAGCAAGCGCGTGTGTTCGTACCGCTCGTCGCGCTGGCATTGATTGCGGCCATGCCTGTGTGGGCGAATTCGCTCGCGCGCTTCCTGAAACTGCTGGCCAGTCCGTTTGTGTTGTTGCCGGTCGGCTTCTGCATCGCACACCTCGTCATCAGTTGGCGCAAGATCATCCGAATGCGCCAGCGCCTTCACGAGGCCGAGCGCGCAATGCGTGAACAGAAGCGCGAATAGATACTCGAACGGCGCGCGTCTTCATTTGCGTCTGCCATGTAGCGCAAGCTAACCGCTTGCGCGAGTCAAGGCGCAAGCTAACCGCTTGCGCTACAGCAAGGGGGAATCGTTGGCAAAGAGAATCCGGGTCGGAGTCATTTTCGGCGGGCGGTCAGGAGAGCATGAAGTGTCGCTGCGCTCCGCCGAATCGATCATCAACGCGATAGACAAAACGAGATACGAAGTCGTGCCCATCGGCATCACCAAGCAGGGCCGCTGGCTGGTGTCGGGCGACGCCAAAGCCTTGCTGCCGGAGACCGTGATGCGCGCCAATCATCAGCAGTCGGTTGCCATCATCGGCGACCCGACGCAACAGGGATTGAAGCGGCTCGACGCCAATCTCAGCCAACCGCTGGACGTCGTCTTCCCGGTGTTGCATGGCACCTACGGCGAAGACGGCACGATTCAAGGGTTGCTGGAGATGGCCGGCGTGCCTTATGTCGGCTGCGGCGTGCTGGCATCGGCGACGGGCATGGACAAAGTGGTGATGAAGCAGTTGTTCGTGCAGGCCGGCCTGGCGGTCGCGGATTACGAATGGTTCCTGCGCGCCGCATGGGAAGCCGACCCCGACGCCATCATCAAGAAGATTGCCCGCCGACTCGGCTACCCGGTCTTCGTCAAGCCGGCCAATCTCGGCTCGTCGGTCGGCATCTCGAAGGCGCAAGACCGCAGCGAGTTGCGCGCGGCGATCAACGACGCAGCGCGTTACGACCGCCGGGTGATTGTCGAGCGCGCCGTTGTCGGGCGCGAGATCGAAGTCAGCGTGCTCGGTAATGACGAGCCGGCTGCCAGCCTGCCGGGCGAAGTTATCACCGGCCACGAGTTTTACGATTACGAAGACAAGTACATTGATACGACCTCGCGCACCGAAGTCCCGGCGCGGCTGCCGAAGAAGATTGTCGAGCGCTTGCAGCGCGACGCCGTCAAAGCCTTCCAGGCCGTAGACGGCGCCGGTCTGGCGCGGGTTGATTTCTTTGTCGAAGACCAGACTCACCGGGTCATCATCAACGAGATCAACACCATGCCCGGCTTCACCTCGATCAGCATGTACCCGAAGCTCTGGGAAGCCAGCGGCATCCCCTATAACGAATTGATTGACCGCCTGATCCAGCTCGCCATCGAGCGCCACCGCGACAAGGCGCGCAACCTGACCAGCTACCAGCCGAGGTAGTTACCAGTCGCCAGTTATCCGTTGTCAGGCAGATCGTGACTCTTCGTGGCTTCGTGCCTTTGTGGCGCAATGCGGTTAGCTTGCGCGAGTCGCGGCGCAATCTAACAGATTGCGCCACACCCGATTGAAAAACGCTCTAGGGCAGTCGCCCGTTGATGGCGGCGATCATCTCGCGCACCGCTCGTTCAAGGCCGACCAGCGCCGCCCGCGCAATGATGTTATGGCCGATGTTCAACTCTTCAATCGGATAAATCTCGGCGATGGCCGCGACGTTGCGGTAAGTCAGCCCGTGGCCCGCGGCCACCTGCAAGCCCAGCTCGCCGGCGCGGTCGGCGCATTCGGTGATGCGCGTCAGCTCGGCTTCGATGTCGCTTAATCCCATGGGGCGCGTCGGGTCGGTCAGCTCGGCATAACGCGCCGTGCAGATTTCGATCTGCCGCGCGCCGACACGTTGGCAGGCTTCGATCTGCGCAAGGTCCGGGTCAACAAAGACGCTCACCAGCACGCCGGCATCGGCGATTTCAGCCGTGACGCGGCGAAGCTCCTCTTCGCGCGACACGACATCGAGGCCGCCTTCGGTCGTCACTTCTTCGGCGCGCTCCGGCACCAGCGTCGCCGCGTTCGGCTTCACCTCACAGGCGATCTTGACCATTTCATCGGTCGCCGCCATCTCGATGTTCAGGTGCGTCTTGACAACGGCGCGCAGAGTGCGGGCGTCCTCATCTTGAATGTGCCGGCGGTCGCCGCGCAGGTGAATCGTGATGCCGTGGGCGCCGGCCATCTCGGCCAGCACGGCGGCGGCGACAACGCTCGGCTCATAGGTGCGCCGCGCCTGCCGCAGCGTCGCGATGTGATCGATGTTGACGTTGAGTCGAATCATTAAGGTTCTTCCGCGCCGGCCCGGCGCTCAGCACTCGCGATGGCGCCGCCGCGCGCGGCCAGGCTGTAGCGCCCTCTGATGTCGTTGAGGCGAATGCGCAGCAGATCAGTGAACATATTCAGCGAGTCGCGCATATAATTCAGCTTACTTTGAAGCTCGCCGCCTTCCGCATGATTCCAGACCACGGCGACTTCCAGCAACCGCGCGCGGCGCTTGCGGGCAATGTAGAGCACTTCGGGGTCGAAGCCGAAGCGCTCGATGCGCTGCATGGCAAAGACCGGGCGCGCCACCTCGCGGCGGAACGCCTTGAAGCCGCATTGCGTGTCTTTGAAGCGCAGGCCGGTGATCATCTGCATGAAGAAGTTGAACACCTTGCCGCCGAACTCGCGCATCGCCGGCTGATGCACGCCGATCATCTCGCGGTTGAGTGCGCGCGAGCCGAAGACGACATCCGCCTGCTCGGCAAAGATCGGGTTGAGCAGCTTGGGGGCTTCGCTGATCGGCGACGACAGATCGGCATCGGTAAACAGGATCACTTCGCCGCGCGCTTCGCTGACGCCGCGCCGCACGCTGTAGCCTTTGCCGCGGTTCGGCGTGTTCGTCAGCAAGCGCAATTCGTGGCCGGCCTCAAGGTAAGCGGCCATGCGCTCGCCGACAACTTCCGCCGTGCGGTCGCGTGACCCATCATTGACGACAATGACTTCAGCCCGGTAAGCCGCGTGCCGCAGAAACCCCAGCACGTCGTCGAGGGTCGGGCCGATGCGGGTCGCTTCATTGTATGCCGGGATGATGATAGACAGGGCGTAGGACATAGGCGTTCGAGGTTACCTCAGTCGTAAACCTGCAATATAGCATACCGGCTGGCGAGCGACTACCGGCAACTGGCGAGCGGCGCGAGGGTGTGCTAGACTCCCTGAACTTACAGGCAGCCTGCGCCATCACAGACATCAGGAGAAAGGGAGTGACGCGACGCGCAATCTACCCCGGCTCGTTCGACCCAATGACTCAGGGCCACCTCGACATCATCGAGCGCTCGGCAAAGCTCTTTGATGAAGTGATCGTCGCCGTGCTGGTCAACCTCGACAAGCAGCCAATGTTCACCGTCGAAGAGCGCGTCGAGATGATCCGCCAGGTGGCGCGCTGGCCGAACGTGCGCGTCGGCACCTTCGCCGGATTGCTGGTCGATTACGCCATCGAGCAGCAAGCGCAAGTGATCGTGCGCGGCATCCGCGCCATCTCTGATTACGAGTACGAGTTGCAGATGGCGCTGATGAACCGGCGGCTCCAGCCGGGCGTCGAAACCGTTTTCCTGATGGCCGCAGAGGCTTATTCTTATCTCAGCTCCCGGCTCATCAAAGAAGTCTTCAAGCTGGGAGGCTCGATCAACGGGCTGGTTCCCGAATGGGTCGAGCAGCGCATGCGAGAGAAAGTAAAGGGGTGAAGGAAACAGCAAGCAGGGGGCAGGACGCAGGAAGCCGGGCAGAAGGTTGTGGCTGCCTGTCTCCTGCCGACGGCCGCCTGCCGCCTGCCTCCTGGTGATCAAATGAAGAAAGCGGAATTCAAAGAATCGGCCTACGTCGCCGACATGACCGTCTCATCAACGCTCGCGGTGCTGGTGGCCGCCGAGCGGTTGCGCGCGCAGGGCGTCGAAGTGATCGATCTGGGAGCGGGCGAGCCGGACTTTCCGACGCCGGAAAACGTCAAGCAGGCGGCGCACCAGGCGCTCGATCAAAACTTCACGCGCTACACCGCGACCAGCGGCATCGCGCCTTTGCGCAAAGCGATTGTCGAGCTGCTCAAGCGCGATTTTGGCAGCGACTCTGACCCGGCGCAGGTCATCGTCACCATCGGCGGCAAGCAGGCCATCTTTAATGCAATGGCGACGCTCCTCAACCCCGACGACGAGGTGTTGCTTCCTGCGCCTTACTGGGTGACGTTTCCAGAGATTGCCCGCTTCCTGCGCACACAGCCCGTCACCATTGATACCGAGGCGAATCACTTCCTGCTGACCGCCGAGATGGTCAGCGCCGCCATCACCCCGCGCACAAGGTTGCTCATCCTCAACTCGCCCAACAACCCGACAGGGCGCATCATCCCGCCCGACGAGTTTCGCAAGATCGTCGAAGTGGCCGCCGAACGCGACGTCTGGGTGATTAGTGATGAATGTTACCTTTACTTCGCTTACCCGCCGGCGACGCCATTCACTGCCGGCCAGTTGCCGGCTGAGCTGCGGGATAGGCTGATGATCTGCGGCTCGTTTTCCAAGTCGCATGCCATGACCGGCTGGCGGCTGGGATTTGGCCTCGGGCCGCAGGCATGGATTGAGGCGATGCTCAAGGTGCAGAGCCATTCGACCTCGAACGCCAACTCGATCACGCAGATGGCAGCCATCGAAGCGGCCAACGGCTCGCAGACTTCGATTCATGAGATGATCGCCGAATATCAGCGGCGGCGCGACTGGCTGGTGCCGGCGCTCAACGACATTGCGGGCATCACCTGTGACCTGCCGGAAGGCGCTTTCTACGTCATGCCGAACATCAAGGGATTGCTTGGCGGGCGCGTCAAGACGTCGTCGGAGCTTGCCCGCGTCTTGCTCGAAGAGAAAGGCGTGGCCTTGACCGCCGGCTCGGCTTTCGGGATTGAAGGATACCTGAGGATTTCTTACGCCAACTCGCTGGAGATGATTCGCGAAGGGGTGCGGCGCATCAGTGAGGCCGCGCGGGAATTGCGTGGGTGACCATCACGGCAACCGCCCGGCAGGGGCCACGGGATCGAAGGCTCAAACAAGAGCTCTCCATCCTCACCCTCGGCGCGGAGCATGAAGGCTTAAGTGACGGCGGGCCACCGGGCGATATGTACGGGCCGGTTGCTCGCCGTCGGTTACAGTCAAAGCATCGCTAGCCGTTTTCAAAAGCCGAAATCGCTTAGAACTTGGTGATGCTGATGTCCTGGTCAGCCTCGGCGCGGAATCTCTTGAAGAAGAAGACCGCAAAGCAGACCAGCGCGACGGCAAAGCAAGTTCCTCCGAGAATCAGGTCGGATCGGCTCGCAGGCGGGGGTGACGGGTACAGATACCTGTAAATAAAGAACGATCCGACGCCAATCCCAATGACACCCAGAAGCAAGAGTAGTTTATTCATGGCCCCTCCTCAGTGATTGTAGAATGCCCGTACTACTCGGTGTGGATGCGCTGCAAATGCTAAACCCCTGCGACTGCGATTATACACGAATCCTTCGGTGACGAGAACCCCTGGCCGCTTTCGGCACTTTGATTTCTGACCTCGCCACGATCTGCCTTGAAACCTTCACTGCTGAAAGAGCTGGGCGCTGCGGCTCGCTTGAATCAGCGTGCAGGCCAGCTCGTACACTTCGTCGGCGCTGACGCGAAGCCGTGACGCGCCGCGCACGAGGCGGTGAAAATCCGAGGCCGGGCGCGCGGCGCTCTGGTTTTCGACGATTTCGATCACAGGGGTGCCGGCTTCGGTCGCCATCCGCGCGACACCCGAAGCGTCTGTGACCACGAGGCTGGCCCGCGCCACCGTGGCGGCAAGCTGAAGGGCGCGCGGCGGCGCCAGCTTGATCGCCGACTTGGGCAGCAAGGGGCCTACAGCCGTCGTGAATGACTGATCGCCCGGCTCGCTTAGAGCAACCACGCGGGCGCTGAAGGCATTAGTCAGTCGCTGCCCGATCTCGCCGAAGGCGCTCACAGGCCAGCCGCTCTCATGGCCCGCGGCAGCCGCATAGAGCGCGACCAGGGGTTCGCCGCCGCGCGAGCCGCTGCGTTCGAGCAGCTTCTCGAATTGCCCATGTTCTTCGGTAGGGACGATGATGCCGAGCCGCTCGTCGCGCAGCTCGACGCCCACCTGGCGCAGCACCGATTCATAACTGCCGCCGCCGTTGCGCGGGCCGCGCGT
This window of the Blastocatellia bacterium genome carries:
- a CDS encoding D-alanine--D-alanine ligase is translated as MAKRIRVGVIFGGRSGEHEVSLRSAESIINAIDKTRYEVVPIGITKQGRWLVSGDAKALLPETVMRANHQQSVAIIGDPTQQGLKRLDANLSQPLDVVFPVLHGTYGEDGTIQGLLEMAGVPYVGCGVLASATGMDKVVMKQLFVQAGLAVADYEWFLRAAWEADPDAIIKKIARRLGYPVFVKPANLGSSVGISKAQDRSELRAAINDAARYDRRVIVERAVVGREIEVSVLGNDEPAASLPGEVITGHEFYDYEDKYIDTTSRTEVPARLPKKIVERLQRDAVKAFQAVDGAGLARVDFFVEDQTHRVIINEINTMPGFTSISMYPKLWEASGIPYNELIDRLIQLAIERHRDKARNLTSYQPR
- a CDS encoding dolichyl-phosphate beta-glucosyltransferase; the protein is MSYALSIIIPAYNEATRIGPTLDDVLGFLRHAAYRAEVIVVNDGSRDRTAEVVGERMAAYLEAGHELRLLTNTPNRGKGYSVRRGVSEARGEVILFTDADLSSPISEAPKLLNPIFAEQADVVFGSRALNREMIGVHQPAMREFGGKVFNFFMQMITGLRFKDTQCGFKAFRREVARPVFAMQRIERFGFDPEVLYIARKRRARLLEVAVVWNHAEGGELQSKLNYMRDSLNMFTDLLRIRLNDIRGRYSLAARGGAIASAERRAGAEEP
- the rocF gene encoding arginase; this translates as MTVKRRCRIIGVPMDLGAGRRGVDMGPSAIRIAGLNQALAFLGYEVTDAGNVHVAPPEAVAQVHTRARFLPEITAASEELAQRVEAALAEGAVPVVLGGDHSIAIGSVAGVAAHFREAGAVVGIIWLDAHADCNTPETTPSGNIHGMPLAALLGYGAKELTEVAGFAPKVRPENAAIIGARSIDPGERELLRSLGVRVFTMTEIDERGMSTCVEEAIQIAARNTAGIHVTMDMDVIDPFYAPGVGTPERGGVTYREGHLAMEKIADSGRVVSVELTEVNPLYDTANQTAQLAVEMILSALGKKIM
- a CDS encoding pyridoxal phosphate-dependent aminotransferase, with translation MKKAEFKESAYVADMTVSSTLAVLVAAERLRAQGVEVIDLGAGEPDFPTPENVKQAAHQALDQNFTRYTATSGIAPLRKAIVELLKRDFGSDSDPAQVIVTIGGKQAIFNAMATLLNPDDEVLLPAPYWVTFPEIARFLRTQPVTIDTEANHFLLTAEMVSAAITPRTRLLILNSPNNPTGRIIPPDEFRKIVEVAAERDVWVISDECYLYFAYPPATPFTAGQLPAELRDRLMICGSFSKSHAMTGWRLGFGLGPQAWIEAMLKVQSHSTSNANSITQMAAIEAANGSQTSIHEMIAEYQRRRDWLVPALNDIAGITCDLPEGAFYVMPNIKGLLGGRVKTSSELARVLLEEKGVALTAGSAFGIEGYLRISYANSLEMIREGVRRISEAARELRG
- the coaD gene encoding pantetheine-phosphate adenylyltransferase, with amino-acid sequence MTRRAIYPGSFDPMTQGHLDIIERSAKLFDEVIVAVLVNLDKQPMFTVEERVEMIRQVARWPNVRVGTFAGLLVDYAIEQQAQVIVRGIRAISDYEYELQMALMNRRLQPGVETVFLMAAEAYSYLSSRLIKEVFKLGGSINGLVPEWVEQRMREKVKG
- a CDS encoding lytic transglycosylase domain-containing protein, which produces MKIRHIFASSLEALPKKKLIVRKLTTTALLTAVMAVATSFYAVKHRQPAGATEASLNGSTSAIALTEIPPRGLSRKRADFEKALDILATAANNDSHLSDYYKRVARRVAGHSTPAEMASGVRAMRVRRDPPVDPDKMVADVAMPVPQLPGADALPGIATASADDEPAATTATENASELADGDVPAQLTVGDMTFQVNPAIEHWVNYYTTTKTGRQTMTIGITRSSAFLEMARQEFRRAGLPEDLVWLAHVESVWNPRAVSPAAAGGIWQFIPKTAKEYGMTVESGNDERADPLKQTRVAASYLRDLYTLFGDWALAMAAYNSGEPRVMEAVVKNGRANFWEIYNKQLLPKETCNYVPKILAAIEVASRADQYGFTTASDDTAGH
- a CDS encoding pyridoxine 5'-phosphate synthase, translating into MIRLNVNIDHIATLRQARRTYEPSVVAAAVLAEMAGAHGITIHLRGDRRHIQDEDARTLRAVVKTHLNIEMAATDEMVKIACEVKPNAATLVPERAEEVTTEGGLDVVSREEELRRVTAEIADAGVLVSVFVDPDLAQIEACQRVGARQIEICTARYAELTDPTRPMGLSDIEAELTRITECADRAGELGLQVAAGHGLTYRNVAAIAEIYPIEELNIGHNIIARAALVGLERAVREMIAAINGRLP